Within Gilvibacter sp. SZ-19, the genomic segment TACGGCATAGTCAAAATGGCTAAGCCTTTTTTTATGTTTCCAACATTCTGATGTTCCGGCACTTTAGCCCTGATCACATGTAAGCCGCCTTCTACGGCGTAACCTATGTCGTCTTCATTATTAGCACAGGCCACTACATAGACCTCATATCCCCGACCTTTAAACTCTTCCATAAGATCAGTATAAAGATTATTCCCAGAACCAATCTTTGGAAAATCAAAGGAAAGATATAGTAACTTCTTGTTCAAAGTTTAGGCTTTTGACCAGACCACTCTGTTGATATAATCGGTGTATGAAATAATAATACGAACCACCTTTTCTGAAACGTTTGGCATGCTGTAATCGGCAACTTGTCTGAAGTTACGCTGCGGATTGCGCTGCTGTAAACTTAAAGCAGCAAGCCCTTGTAGCACACGTTCTGGCTGCAGACCAACCATCATTACAGAAGCTTCTTCCATAGCCTCTGGGCGCTCATGAGCCTCACGAATGTTCAATGCGTGAAAATTCAAGATCGAAGACTCTTCGGAAATTGTACCACTGTCTGATAACACTGCAAAAGAATTAACCTGCAAGGCGTTGTAGTCACTAAAACCAAGAGGCTTTAAAAACTGTATGTTCTTATGTGTTTTGACCTCTTTTGCTTCTAGCATATTGCGTGTACGCGGATGGGTCGAAACAATTACGGGATAGTCGTATTTTTCAGCTATGGTGTTTAGCGAAATAATTAGTCCTTCGAAGTTCTTCGGATTGCTGATGTTCTCTTCGCGGTGGGCTGAAACAACAAAATATTCGTGCTTTTTCAGATCTAAGCGTTGCAAAACATCTGAAGCGGCGATCTTTTCTTGAAAC encodes:
- the wecB gene encoding non-hydrolyzing UDP-N-acetylglucosamine 2-epimerase, with translation MKQLKVVTVVGTRPEIIRLACVMKALDANPAIDHILIHTGQNYDYELNEIFFEDLGIRKPDHFLGAAGKNATETVGRILIGIDPLLEEIQPDAFLVLGDTNSCLCAIPAKKRKIPVFHMEAGNRCFDQRVPEETNRKIVDHVADINLTYSDIAREYLLREGLSPDRVIKTGSPMFEVLNQFQEKIAASDVLQRLDLKKHEYFVVSAHREENISNPKNFEGLIISLNTIAEKYDYPVIVSTHPRTRNMLEAKEVKTHKNIQFLKPLGFSDYNALQVNSFAVLSDSGTISEESSILNFHALNIREAHERPEAMEEASVMMVGLQPERVLQGLAALSLQQRNPQRNFRQVADYSMPNVSEKVVRIIISYTDYINRVVWSKA